The Strigops habroptila isolate Jane chromosome 14, bStrHab1.2.pri, whole genome shotgun sequence genomic sequence AGTGGGAGCCAAGTGTGCCAAAGCCCAGCCAAGCAAGGACTTGGCACAGCAGGACTCGAAATTCCCAAGTTCTGGAGCTAGGGGAGCCCCAGAGCAAGAGACACCAGGTCTGGCACCCCTGCTGCACCATGGAGAGCATTTACCTGCCCTGGAAGTGATGAGGGTGCTCCTTTGGAGGTGTCATCATGAGGCCACACTAGGAAGCAGAAGTGAAATGCATCCTCTCTCATATTAGTCACCTGGAAGTATCCATCCATCCTTTCTATCTGCATGGAGTAGAGTGAGAGCAGCACTCCAGGAATTAAGTCAACCTGAGACAGGATCTGTGCATCCACTGGCTGCTGAGGGAGCTTGCCCAGACAACACACCCAGCTCCAAGATAGGCACCACTCATGGAGAGGATCACCCAGAACAGAAGTAGCCCCAGCCTGAGGAGCATCTCCTTGCAAACAGACAAAACCTGGATGAAGATgcattctatgactctatgacaCTGGACCACATGCTACCCAGATTCACCCTGGAATCTTCTCTCCCAATACCAGGGCCTACAACCACCAGCAAcagtcctgcagcacagccaggtgGGACTTCTTTGGTGGTGTGCtacattttcttgctgttctccTGGTCTGCAGCATTTGTTCATTTGTAGAAGCATTGTGAGAGAACAGAGGAGACAAGTATCTTTGTGGGCATGAAAAGTGCCTGGAAGCCCAGACCTAACCTTGGCTCTGGTGGTCCTCTTCTattcccagagaggtggtaagATTCCCCAGGCAATGGCCCTTAGCACACAATCAGGATCTCTGGTAAAGCTTCATGACGTTCTCATCGTGAAGCTTCTTCCACACCTGCTTCTCCAGGTTGAAGTCATGGTTGGTGTAGAAAATCAGACGTTTCCAGTCCTTGTCATAGTAGTGATCTGAGTACTTCTCGTGCCCCTCCGTGATGTAGCCATAGGCACTCACCTGGGAAAGATGGAGGGCTCACTGAGGAGAGGCAGCAAGTGGAGCACAGGACACATTTCCCAAAAGGAGAGGGAGCACAGGACAGATGTTATTCGGGGCTCCTCTGGGTGATGCTGCATGGGGGTGTCCAGAAGGACCAGACTACAAACACTGGCTCCAGAGATCCTGCTGTCCTCTCCCTAGGATGCAGGGTGGCTCTCAGCAGGCTTCACAACCTCTATGTGAACCATCTTGGAGCTGTTTCTCTTCAATCTGCTCCTCCACAGCTGACAAGAACCTATATACTCCCAAGGCAGGTGGTAAGCAGGGTTGGAGCCTGCTCTAccctctctcctgcctcccctTCCAGACAGCACTGAGTGCAAGAAGCACCGTGCCCTTACCTGATCACAGAGGTGGAGGGCAGTCAGCAGCAGGAAGGCCCCTGTTGTGGGTCTGTAGAGCCTCCAGTAGGGCTTTTCCAGAGTTTTAGATTTCAAAaacctgcagcaggagagcagaaagcacagagcacttgctggggctggtggtTCAAGTCAGGCACATCTTGTTCCCTTGGGTggcttcttccctccctgcagcactgtgggGCCATACAAGGCATTTCAGGCAACCCACGAGCATGCCCACACGTGTGGGTACTGCTGCATGGGCAGTAAAGCATAAGGCCAGCCTAGAATGCTTCATCACCTGCACTGCAACCtaagccctgctctgccccagctttATGGAAGTGGGAGGTCTTGGGGCAGTGAGGATAAAGAGGGGGATCTAGTATGTTAAAGCCCATTCTTAAATCTGTCTTTTGCCTTGCAGTGCAGAAGTGGCTTTGAAGCTCACTAATATACCCTGCTCCCCATCCACATTTAGGGGTGAAACAAGGCATAGGAAAGGTGCCGAGGCAGGTCACAAATCCCACTAGGAGCTGCGGTGGTTTATGCCAGCAGTTTAGGAAGGTAGGAGCCCACAGCAAGGCAAAAATAGCATTAGAGTCCTCTTGGCCTtggaaaggaaagcagggagGTGCAAACCATCTGGCACTGCATTTGCCTTCTCTCAGAGAAGGCATAACAGCTCTCAAGGAGACTGAAGGGTAAACACAGCCAAAGCAGGGCACCACAGGAGCTCCTCCTGCATCTCTTGGTCACGTGTGGCCCACGACTGGCAGATCTGCCAGGAGGCTTGTGAAAAGGCTTAGACATGCAAAGAACAGCCCGGGCAAGCAAATGGGATACTGAGGAAGTGCCTGTTACGGTGTTTGAGGGCACAACCAACCTGCCAAGTCAAGAACAGAGCTTGAGAGAGGAGAGCTCTTACAGAGCCTTCCTCCAAGGTGCTTAGCAATGGGGAACAGGAAAGGTTGGTCCTGAATTCTGGCACTTTGGCAACACCTCCCACATCTGAAGTTGCCATTTGCATCAATTTTGGGATGCAGAAAGACAAACTATCCTATGGCTGTTGCTTCTCCAGATGCTGGATGTCTACCCACCACTACCACCCCACTTCGGCACCCCAGAGAACTCTACCTGATGGCACACTGGTGAAGCTTACCCCCAGCCTGCTGGTGTGGCTAAGCTGCACTTACAAGGGAGTGAGCTGGGAGAAGAGAGCCCAGAGATGGTGCTGGCCAGGAATAATAAGCCAGTGACAGAGCACATAACCCCCAGCTCACCTGTTCTTTGTGTATCTGAGGAAATCAGGGTGAACCACCAGGTATCTGTCCATCGTGAAACCTTCCTCAAATCTCTCCCGGGGCCTCTGCCTAAGGACAGGAATGGGGAGACTCAGGACAAGCTCCTATATTTCACCACAGCTGGAAAGCACCAGCCCTGGTACACTTGGTGATAACAGCAGAACCACAAACACTTCAGTTAGTCTGTATCATTCCTCAGACCATGACCAGGCTTCCACAACCTGTGTGCATTACAGAGGAAGAGATCAGGGAGGAGAGGCAAGAACAGAAGACAGGAACATCAAAAGCATGTGTGTACATAGACAAGAATTGGTGAAACCAGGCCTTCATCCACGAGTAGGCCACCGTGTACGGACACCAGACCAGACAACAGCATGTGTTAATCCCAGAGGACCACAAAGCTTTCTCCAAGCTTTGGCCACACATCATTGAAATCAGCTACTTCTGGGAAGGAGGTGTATTGGTTACAGCAGTGCTCAGGGCTGTGGAGAAGGAAGACACTTCTCTGGACATTAACCTGGCCTTCTCCTGGCCTGCACCTCAGCAGGGCTAAGCActgtggggaggagaagggcacAACAGAGAGCTCCACACTGTGGAGGTAGAGGTGGGGTTAGTTTGTTTTACCCGTAGTGGTTCAAGAATCCTTCCCTGATGTTCTTGTTCAGCAAAAGAGCTTTCAGCCACTCGTAGTCTCTAGCTCCCTCCAGGAAGTGAATGTATCTGACATGCTAAGAAACAAGTGAGCATCGGTGAGCAGCACAAGAGACAGATATCCcttaaaaacaagcagcaagCAGGCATCCAGGCTCACTGAGCTGCTCAGACCCACATCTTCAGTCTGCAGCTTTTAACTATGCCACAGAAGCAGAATGGAGAAAACATCTAATGTGCAACTACTTGCACATGCCAAAAGACTGGGGCAGGGCTGACGCAGGTTCCCACTGCAAATACTCACTCAGAGCCACCCCAATGCAGGCTCCCACTGAGCTAAAGTGTTGGCTCAGCCCCTTTGCTCCTCATGCATGGCAAGATCAGAACCGAAGGCCACAGACTAATAGCATCCCATCAAAGCTGTGCATGCAGATAGCATGGACCTGACTTACTTTTCCCCATGGGATGTTGCTGAAGCCTCTGTGTCCCAAAATCTGGAGAGACGACACCAGGGAGTAGGCTGTGAATCCATAAAAGGATGTTTTTGTTCCCACATCTTTTTCATAACCTTTGATCACAGCCCCACTCACCCTAGCCAAGGGAATCAAACAGAGAGGCAGAGTTAGCAGGTGAGCAAACCCTTGCATCCATGTTCCTAACAGGAAAAGACAGCATCAGTCTGGAAGAAGGGAGGATTAGGCCCATTTTGAGCTACACCTCTTGATCTGCAGGAGAGCCCCTGCTTTGGAGATGGCTCTTGATGGCTCATCTATGAATCCTACGCTCTTCCTGTGTGTTTAGGAactttccaatttctttttggttttccatCAGTCATGTTGGCACCTGAGAGCCAGTGAAGTGATCCAGCTGCAGTTATGTGCTAGCCAGAATAAGCTGGCTGTGTATCTTCTGAGAAGGAAGCCTGCCTTACCGGAAGACGTAGTGATGGGAGTCAATCTCCTGGCCCATCCCAGAGTTATTCAGTATTCCTCCATTCCCCACGACAGCACAGCTGATGCATGTTGGCTTGCTGCTGGTGCCGTTGgccaggagcagctgctggtggggaTTTGAGGGCAGCAGGGACATCACCTCCTTCACCACTATGAAGCAAACAGGGTGTAGAGTTAGCATCAAGAACCTTCGGGATGGACATAGTGAAACCACCAGATCCAGCTAGCCTGATGCCTCTGACAGGGAGATGCTGCAAACCCTCCAGCTACTTGGCATAAGGTCCCTGTTGGAAGTTTGATGGTCCCATCCTGACATGCCCTGAGGGACTCACATGAATAATTCAGCTC encodes the following:
- the ST6GALNAC1 gene encoding alpha-N-acetylgalactosaminide alpha-2,6-sialyltransferase 1 is translated as MLEKTPRWEGREEQKKMMEPVARMEEAKQNVTVKPTPGLEGIKKTTVKTVLRMQENNEKRTVRPAPGVEEAKERMTVKPLPSVEEAKERMTVKPLPSVEGAKEKATVKLSSGVKGAQQNNTSDDHTKPKEPPASVKTVRPVPQAAAVTEKKQLTEKKQLTEKKQLRAADFKSEPRWDFEDQYLLDSSSPPSTCSESVKAKAAKSDWLRDLFLPNIMLFADKRYFSDSEWDRLEHFAPPYGFMELNYSLVKEVMSLLPSNPHQQLLLANGTSSKPTCISCAVVGNGGILNNSGMGQEIDSHHYVFRVSGAVIKGYEKDVGTKTSFYGFTAYSLVSSLQILGHRGFSNIPWGKHVRYIHFLEGARDYEWLKALLLNKNIREGFLNHYGQRPRERFEEGFTMDRYLVVHPDFLRYTKNRFLKSKTLEKPYWRLYRPTTGAFLLLTALHLCDQVSAYGYITEGHEKYSDHYYDKDWKRLIFYTNHDFNLEKQVWKKLHDENVMKLYQRS